DNA sequence from the Brachybacterium avium genome:
CGGTCCCGGCCTATGCCGAGCTGATCCGTCGGCATCGGGAGGAGGGGCTCTCCTTCGCCCGCAGCCGCGCCTTCCTGCTCGATGAGTACGTCGGACTGCCCGCCGGTCACGAGCAGAGCTACCACCACTTCATCCGCGAGAACTTCACGGCGCATATCGACATCGACGACGCAGCCGTGGTCTCCCCGGACGGTGCCTCGGCCGACCCGGTCGCCGAAGCCGCCTCCTACGATCGTCGGCTCCGCGACGCCGGGGGAGTGGACCTGCAGATCCTCGGGATCGGCTCCAACGGGCACATCGCCTTCAACGAGCCCGGCAGCTCGCTCGGCTCCCGCACCCGGGTGGTGGGCCTGGCACGCTCCACCATCGAGGACAATGCCCGCTACTTCGCCAGCGCGGACGACGTCCCGGTCCGAGCCCTCAGCCAGGGCCTGGGCACCATCCTCGAGGCCCGTCGGATCGTGCTGACGGCCACCGGGCAGGGCAAGGCCGACGCCGTCGCCCAGCTCGCCGAGGGCGCGATCAGCGCCCGCTGGCCGGCGACCGCGCTGCAGATGCACCCGGACGTCACTGTGGTGGTCGACGAGGCGGCCGCCGCGAAGCTCGAGCTCGCGGACTACTACCGCTACTCGCGGCGGCTCGAGGCGGAGCACCCGCTCAACGCCCCGCGCTGACCCCGGGCGGGCCGCACGCTGCGGGGTGCCGCAGACCTCACGAGGACCGTGAGTCCCCCGGGGCCCGGGGCGGATACGCTTTCTCCCATGCAGCAGGCCGATCCCCCCTCCCTCACCACGCCTCCCGCCGCGGTCGACAGCGCGCCCCGGTCCGGGCTGGACCGCTACTTCAAGATCTCCGCGCGGGGCTCCACGGTGGGCCGGGAGATCCGTGGAGGGCTCGTCACCTTCTTCTCGATGTGCTACATCGTGGTGCTGAACCCCCTGATCATCGGAACGGTCCCGGATTCCACCGGGATGTATCTCGGCGGAGGCGCTGAGCCGAATCTGCCGGCCGTCGCCGCCGGCACGGCGCTGATCGCCGGTCTGCTGAGCCTGGTGATGGGAGCCTGGGCGAAGTTCCCTCTCGCACTCGCCGCCGGGCTCGGACTGAACGCCTATCTCGCCTACTCCGTCGTCTCCCTGCCCGGCATGACCTGGGCCGGGGCCATGGGCATGGTGCTGCTCGAAGGCGTCGTGATCCTGGTGCTGGTGCTCACCGGGTTCCGCAAGGCGGTCTTCAGCGCTGTCCCGCCGTTCCTCAAGACCGCCATCGCCGTGGGCATCGGGCTGTTCATCGCCTTCCTCGGACTCTTCAACGCGAAGTTCGTGACCACCGCAGCCGGGACCCCCGTGCAGCTGGGCAACGACGGATCGCTGACCGGTTGGCCGACCTTCGTGTTCGTCGCCGGGCTGCTGCTGATGCTGGTGCTGTGGATCCGCAAGGTGCCGGGAGCGATCCTCATCGCGATCGTGAGCGCGACCGTGCTCTCCCTGGTCATCGAGCAGGTGCTGCACCTCGGGGCCTCCGCCCCGGCCGAGGGTGCGGATCCCGGCAATCCCGGGGGCTGGGCGATGAATGTCCCGGCGATCACGGGCTCGCCGATCCAGCTGCCCGACTTCGCCACGCTCTTCACCGTCGACCCGATCGGCGGCATCTCCGCTGCGGGCATCATCGGCGCAGCCGTCATCGTCTTCTCCCTGCTGCTGGCAGATTTCTTCGACACCATGGGCACGATGGTCGGAGTCGCCTCCGCCGCGGACCTCCTCGAGGAGGACGGCGACATCCCCCACTCCCAGCGCATCCTGGTCGTCGACTCGGTCGCCGCGATCGCGGGCGGCGTCGGCGGCGTCTCCTCCAACACGAGCTTCGTCGAATCCACCTCGGGAGTGGCCGAGGGCGCGCGGACCGGGCTCGCCGCCGTCGTCGTCGGCATCCTCTTCCTGCTCTCGACCTTCCTCTCGCCGCTGGTCGCGATGGTCCCCTATGAGGCGGCGACCCCGGCACTGGTGATGGTCGGCTTCCTGATGATGACCCAGATCACCGATATCGACTTCACCGACGTCGAGGTCGCGGTGCCCGCATTCCTCACGATCATCCTGATGCCCTTCGCCTACTCGATCACCGTCGGCATGGGCGCCGGCTTCGTGATGTACGTGCTCATCCGGGTGGTCCGCGGCAAGGCCCGCCAGGTCCACTGGCTGATGTACCTCATCGCGCTGCTGTTCGTCGTGTACTTCCTGCGCGGGGCGATCGAGGGCATCCTGCTGTGAGCTCGCCCGGCAGGGGAGAGGAGACCACGGAGCCGATCGGTTCCGCGGCAGCGGGCGAGGAGGTGGCCGAGCTCGCCGCCGAGCTGCAGCGGGTACTGCTGGTCTCCTCCCGGATCCTGCGCTCCCACACCGCTTCGGAGGACGTCTCCGCCCCACAGTTCTCGATCCTCGCCTATCTCCACCGGAGGGGGGAGTCGACGCCGAGCGCGCTCGCGGAGTTCGAACATGTGAGCCCGCCGGTGATGACGCGGAGCCTGGGCCGGCTCGAACAGGCAGGACTGGTGCGCCGCGCCACCCACCCGGTGGACGGGCGACAGGTCAGGGTCACGCTGACCGAGGCGGGCGTGCAGCTGGTGCTCGCGGGTCGGGAGCATCGCCACACCTGGCTGCGGCACCGGCTCGACGGCGCCACACCCGCGCAGCGCGCCGCCCTGCGCGACGCCTCCGAGGCGCTGCGCGAGCTGATCATCCCGCCGCGGGAGTGAACGCCCGCGGAGGAGCCGCGGCGGGTCCGCCGAACAGCTTCTCGACCGGCGGTCCGGCCACTGCGACGCCGAGCGCGCTCAGGCCCCGGCGGTGCTGTCCAGCACGTGATCGAGCACCTCGATCAGCGCCGCGACATCTTCCTCGCCGACGGACGGGAAGGTCGCGATCCGCAGCTGGTTGCGGCCGAGCTTCCGGTACGGCTCGATATCGACCACGCCGTGCGCACGCAGCACCGAGGTGATGGCGGTGGCATCGATCGACTCGTCCACGTCCAGCGTGGTCACCACCTGGGAGCGGGCGGCCGGATCGGCCACGAACGGGGAGATCTCCTGGCGACGCGCGGCCCAGGCCAGCAGCATGCCGCTGGTGGTCCGGGTCCGCTCATCAGCCCATGCCAGACCCCCCTGCGCCAGCATCCACTCGATCTGCTCGGCCAGCAGCACCAAGGTGGCGACGGCCGGCGTGTTCAGCGTCTGGTTCTTCCGGGAGTTCTCGATCGCACTGGTGAGCGAGAGGAAGGACGGGATCCATCGGGTCTGATCCTGCGCCAGCCGCTGCGCCCGTTCGAGCGCGGCGGGGGACAGGACGCTCAGCCAGAGACCGCCGTCGGAGGCGAAGGCCTTCTGCGGAGCGAAGTAGTACGCATCGGTCTGCGTGATGTCGACGCTCGCCGCACCCGCGACCGAGGTCGCGTCCAC
Encoded proteins:
- the nagB gene encoding glucosamine-6-phosphate deaminase, with the protein product MEIHIVENAETGAKVVADVFARTLAEAGESGTVLGLATGSSPVPAYAELIRRHREEGLSFARSRAFLLDEYVGLPAGHEQSYHHFIRENFTAHIDIDDAAVVSPDGASADPVAEAASYDRRLRDAGGVDLQILGIGSNGHIAFNEPGSSLGSRTRVVGLARSTIEDNARYFASADDVPVRALSQGLGTILEARRIVLTATGQGKADAVAQLAEGAISARWPATALQMHPDVTVVVDEAAAAKLELADYYRYSRRLEAEHPLNAPR
- a CDS encoding NCS2 family permease, with the translated sequence MQQADPPSLTTPPAAVDSAPRSGLDRYFKISARGSTVGREIRGGLVTFFSMCYIVVLNPLIIGTVPDSTGMYLGGGAEPNLPAVAAGTALIAGLLSLVMGAWAKFPLALAAGLGLNAYLAYSVVSLPGMTWAGAMGMVLLEGVVILVLVLTGFRKAVFSAVPPFLKTAIAVGIGLFIAFLGLFNAKFVTTAAGTPVQLGNDGSLTGWPTFVFVAGLLLMLVLWIRKVPGAILIAIVSATVLSLVIEQVLHLGASAPAEGADPGNPGGWAMNVPAITGSPIQLPDFATLFTVDPIGGISAAGIIGAAVIVFSLLLADFFDTMGTMVGVASAADLLEEDGDIPHSQRILVVDSVAAIAGGVGGVSSNTSFVESTSGVAEGARTGLAAVVVGILFLLSTFLSPLVAMVPYEAATPALVMVGFLMMTQITDIDFTDVEVAVPAFLTIILMPFAYSITVGMGAGFVMYVLIRVVRGKARQVHWLMYLIALLFVVYFLRGAIEGILL
- a CDS encoding MarR family winged helix-turn-helix transcriptional regulator, which gives rise to MSSPGRGEETTEPIGSAAAGEEVAELAAELQRVLLVSSRILRSHTASEDVSAPQFSILAYLHRRGESTPSALAEFEHVSPPVMTRSLGRLEQAGLVRRATHPVDGRQVRVTLTEAGVQLVLAGREHRHTWLRHRLDGATPAQRAALRDASEALRELIIPPRE
- the serC gene encoding phosphoserine transaminase, translating into MTAASTARTDALRALSIPQRLLPADGRFGSGPSRVRSEQMETLQSVSTTVMGTSHRQAPVKDLVGRVRNGLAALFSLPEGYEVVLGNGGSTAFWDVAVFGLIERRSQHLVLGEFSQKFATEAVDAPHLAEPEVLRSAPGTAPQPLASAEVDAYAWPHNETSTGVMVPVQRPVGASADQLVLVDATSVAGAASVDITQTDAYYFAPQKAFASDGGLWLSVLSPAALERAQRLAQDQTRWIPSFLSLTSAIENSRKNQTLNTPAVATLVLLAEQIEWMLAQGGLAWADERTRTTSGMLLAWAARRQEISPFVADPAARSQVVTTLDVDESIDATAITSVLRAHGVVDIEPYRKLGRNQLRIATFPSVGEEDVAALIEVLDHVLDSTAGA